A stretch of the Mycobacterium sp. ITM-2016-00317 genome encodes the following:
- a CDS encoding TIGR03619 family F420-dependent LLM class oxidoreductase, whose protein sequence is MKYTCSVAMGPVDQLIEIARTAEEVGFDAIALPDSLFYMEKQSTDYPYTPDGSRMWNEDTPWVDPLIAAAAMGAVTSTLRFYTNVLKLGSRNPLLLARQVGSVANLTNNRFGFGVGIGWAPEEFEWCGVPYAKRGKRVDEMIEVIKLVLAGGMVEFHGEFFDFDRLQMSPAPTVPVPFYVGGHTEVALKRAARVGDGWTSAMMTGDQLAETITAINALRAEYGRAEAPFEFQAVCIDKFGVDGHRELAEAGVTDNIVIPWVFDGLSFDAPVEKKKDSLKRFADTYIHSGWQD, encoded by the coding sequence ATGAAGTACACCTGCAGCGTCGCGATGGGTCCGGTCGACCAGCTCATCGAGATCGCCAGGACGGCCGAAGAGGTCGGGTTCGACGCGATCGCGCTGCCCGACTCCCTGTTCTACATGGAGAAGCAGTCCACGGACTATCCCTACACCCCGGACGGCTCCCGGATGTGGAACGAGGACACCCCGTGGGTCGATCCGCTGATCGCCGCGGCCGCGATGGGCGCGGTGACCTCGACGCTGCGCTTCTACACCAATGTCCTCAAGCTCGGCTCCCGCAATCCCCTGCTGTTGGCGCGCCAGGTCGGCTCGGTGGCCAACCTGACGAACAACCGCTTCGGGTTCGGTGTCGGGATCGGCTGGGCACCCGAGGAATTCGAGTGGTGCGGGGTCCCGTACGCCAAGCGGGGCAAGCGGGTCGACGAGATGATCGAGGTCATCAAGCTCGTGCTGGCCGGCGGCATGGTCGAGTTCCACGGTGAGTTCTTCGATTTCGACCGGTTGCAGATGAGTCCCGCTCCCACGGTGCCGGTGCCGTTCTACGTCGGCGGCCACACCGAGGTGGCGCTCAAGCGCGCGGCCCGGGTCGGCGACGGGTGGACCAGCGCGATGATGACCGGAGACCAACTCGCCGAGACCATCACCGCGATCAACGCGCTGCGTGCCGAGTACGGCCGCGCCGAGGCACCGTTCGAGTTCCAAGCGGTGTGCATCGACAAGTTCGGTGTCGACGGGCACCGGGAGCTCGCCGAGGCCGGCGTCACCGACAACATCGTGATCCCGTGGGTGTTCGACGGGCTGAGCTTCGACGCGCCGGTCGAGAAGAAGAAGGACTCGCTGAAGCGCTTCGCCGACACCTACATCCACTCCGGCTGGCAGGACTGA